A region from the Alosa alosa isolate M-15738 ecotype Scorff River chromosome 7, AALO_Geno_1.1, whole genome shotgun sequence genome encodes:
- the LOC125297390 gene encoding zinc finger protein 239-like isoform X4, whose translation MDRMMNLKEGFTIAQSTGRVSQPLLNSRNRSKHNLMVLIKGRVLAKGNINMPIVEKLFQKMSHLKAPLLIHTRRKPHKCVNCNGAFTKLSTLKRHMFIHTGEKPHKCTQCVKTFSQRSALKSHMLIHTGEKSHECALCGKAFKHLSSLKTHIVIHTGEKPHKCTQCGKAFAHHSFLRKHMLIHTRGRPHKCVNCDGAFTQLSTLKRHMFIHTGETPHKCTQCGKTFLQRSALKIHMLIHTGEKPHKCVQCGKTFTRNSNLKRHVFKHTGEARHKCTQCGKTFSQRSALKIHMLIHTGEKPHKCVLCGKTFTRNSNLKRHMFIHTGETPHKCTQC comes from the coding sequence ATGGACCGAATGATGAACTTAAAGGAAGGCTTTACCATCGCTCAGTCTACAGGAAGAGTTTCACAGCCCTTACTGAACTCGAGAAACCGCAGCAAACACAATCTCATGGTGTTAATCAAAGGCAGAGTACTGGCAAAAGGCAACATAAATATGCCTattgtggaaaagctttttcaaaaAATGTCACATCTTAAAGCCCCTCTGTTAATACACACTAGAaggaagcctcataaatgtgtcaaTTGTAATGGAGCTTTTACAAAGCTCTCAACTCTTAAACGCCACATGTTCAtacatactggagagaagcctcacaaatgtacCCAGTGTGTAAAAACTTTTTCACAAAGGTCAGCTCTTAAAAGCCAtatgctaatacacactggagagaagtcTCATGAATGTGCcctgtgtggaaaagcttttaaacATCTCTCAAGTCTTAAAACCCACATagtaatacacactggagagaagcctcacaaatgtacccagtgtggaaaagcttttgcaCACCACTCATTTCTTAGAAaacacatgctcatacacactAGAGGgaggcctcataaatgtgtcaaTTGTGATGGAGCTTTTACACAGCTCTCAACTCTTAAACGCCACATGTTCATACATACTGGAGAGACGCCTCACAAAtgtacccagtgtggaaaaacTTTTTTGCAAAGGTCAGCTCTTAAAATccacatgctaatacacactggagagaagcctcataaatgtgtccagtgtggaaaaacgTTTACCCGCAACTCAAATCTTAAACGCCACGTGTTCAAACATACTGGAGAGGCACGTCACAAAtgtacccagtgtggaaaaacTTTTTCACAAAGGTCAGCTCTTAAAATccacatgctaatacacactggagagaagcctcataaatgtgtcctgTGTGGAAAAACGTTTACCCGCAACTCAAATCTTAAACGCCACATGTTCATACATACTGGAGAGACGCCTCACAAATGTACCCAGTGTTGA
- the LOC125297335 gene encoding LOW QUALITY PROTEIN: zinc finger protein 99-like (The sequence of the model RefSeq protein was modified relative to this genomic sequence to represent the inferred CDS: deleted 1 base in 1 codon) — protein MSHLKAPLLIHTRGRPHKCVKCERAFTKLSTLKRHMLIHTGEKLHKCTQCGKAFSRSSYLKIHMLIHTGGKPHKCVQCGKAFSTSSVLKSHLVIHTGEKSHKCTQCGKAFSQSSYLKTHMVIHTGEKPHKCTQCGKAFAYLTSLKIHTRIHTGEKPHICVQCGKAFSQISSLKSHLLIHTGERPHECARCGKAFKHLSNLKTHMVIHTGEKPHKCVQCGKAFTKLSTLKRHMFIHTGEKPHKCTQCGKAFYTKFISKNHMLIHTGEKPHKCVQCGKAFSTSSALKSHLLIHTGEMPHKCVQCGKAFNYLSNLKTHMLIHTGEKPHKCTQCGKAFTYLSSLKNHILIHTGEQPHTCVQCGKAFSQISALKSHLLIHTGEKTHECARCGKAFKHLSSLKKHILIHTGEKHHTCVRCGKAFSQCSTLKSHLLMHTGEKPHECALCGKAFKHLSDLKTHMLIHTGEKSHKCTQCGKGFLHKFTLNRHMKIHIGEKS, from the exons ATGTCACATCTTAAAGCCCCTTTGTTAATACACACTAGAGGgaggcctcataaatgtgtcaaGTGTGAAAGAGCTTTTACAAAGCTCTCAACTCTTAAACGCCACATGTTAAtacatactggagagaagcTTCACAAAtgtacccagtgtggaaaagctttttcacgaAGTTCATATCTTAAAATCCACATGCTAATTCACACTGGAgggaagcctcataaatgtgtccagtgtggaaaagctttttcaacaAGTTCAGTTCTTAAAAGCCATTTagtaatacacactggagagaagtcTCACAAAtgtacccagtgtggaaaagctttttcacaaagttcatatcttaaaacccacatggtaatacacactggagagaagcctcacaaatgtacccagtgtggaaaagcttttgcaTACCTAACATCTCTTAAAATTCACACTCGCAtacatactggagagaagcctcatataTGTGTCcaatgtggaaaagctttttcgcaaatttcatctcttaaaagccatttactaatacacactggagagaggccTCATGAATGTGCCcggtgtggaaaagcttttaaacatctctcaaatcttaaaacccacatggtaatacacactggagagaagcctcacaaatgtgtccagtgtggaaaagcttttacaaAGCTCTCAACTCTTAAACGCCACATGTTCAtacatactggagagaagcctcacaagtgtacccagtgtggaaaagctttttacACTAAGTTCATTTCT AAAAAccacatgctaatacacactggagagaagcctcataaatgtgtccagtgtggaaaagctttttcaacaAGTTCAGCTCTTAAAAGCCATTtactaatacacactggagagatgcctcataaatgtgtccagtgtggaaaagcttttaatTATCTCTCAaatcttaaaacccacatgttaatacacactggagagaagcctcacaaatgtacccagtgtggaaaagcttttacatACCTCTCATCTCTTAAAAATCACATTCTCATACATACTGGAGAGCAGCCTCATACATGTGTCcaatgtggaaaagctttttcgcAAATTTCAGCTCTTAAAAGCCATTTACTaatacacacaggagagaagacTCATGAATGTGCCcggtgtggaaaagcttttaaacACCTCTCATCTCTTAAAAAACACATTCTCAtacatactggagagaagcATCATACATGTGTCCgatgtggaaaagctttttcgcAATGTTCAACTCTTAAAAGCCATTTACTAATGCACACTGGAGAGAAACCTCATGAATGTGCCTtgtgtggaaaagctttcaAACATCTCTCAGATCTTAAAACCCACATgttaatacacactggagagaaatcTCACAAAtgtacccagtgtggaaaaggctTTTTACACAAATTTACACTAAATAGACACATGAAAATCCACATCGGAGAGAAGTCTTAA
- the LOC125297390 gene encoding gelsolin-related protein of 125 kDa-like isoform X3 — MDVGLPFRSSCAETHQVDLNVIVKEEDIKDDVKQEESGHLIACPDAEEKSTYSATLQTTVKKEEEEEEVRQLGPLSVMVKEEDIKEEEYGHMISCPDEEEKPFAELHCESQTDCKTETDVTESPRSTYNEMTTVTIEVKKEEQVEEEEHEQLESVSEHPHIRQQKIHGPNDELKGRLYHRSVYRKSFTALTELEKPQQTQSHGVNQRQSTGKRQHKYAYCGKAFSKNVTS; from the exons ATGGATGTTGGACTTCCATTTCGTTCTAGCTGTGCTGAAACACACCAGGTTGACCTGAACGTGATCGTGAAAGAAGAAGATATAAAAGATGATGTAAAACAGGAGGAATCTGGTCATCTGATTGCATGTCCAGATGCAGAAGAAAAGTCTACTTACAGTGCAACACTACAGACAACggtgaagaaggaggaggaagaggaggaagtgcGACAGCTTGGCCCGCTGAGCGTGATGGTGAAAGAAGAAGATATAAAAGAGGAGGAGTATGGTCATATGATTTCATGTCCAGATGAAGAAGAAAAGCCCTTTGCAGAGCTTCACTGTGAATCTCAAACagactgtaaaactgaaacagacGTCACAGAGTCACCAAGGTCTACTTACAATGAAATGACAACAGTGACGATTGAAGTGAAGAAAGAAGagcaggtggaggaagaggagcatgaGCAGCTGGAAA GTGTATCAGAACACCCGCACATAAGGCAACAGAAGATCCATGGACCGAATGATGAACTTAAAGGAAGGCTTTACCATCGCTCAGTCTACAGGAAGAGTTTCACAGCCCTTACTGAACTCGAGAAACCGCAGCAAACACAATCTCATGGTGTTAATCAAAGGCAGAGTACTGGCAAAAGGCAACATAAATATGCCTattgtggaaaagctttttcaaaaAATGTCACATCTTAA